From a single Planococcus shenhongbingii genomic region:
- the acpS gene encoding holo-ACP synthase has protein sequence MIIGIGLDIVELHRIQKLDSRSSKFRERILTERELSEYALLSEKRRVEFLAGRFAAKEAFSKANGTGIGEFCSFEDIEIRKDEKGKPSIYFRQQEIGLVSITHTKEYAAAQVLLQS, from the coding sequence ATGATTATTGGAATCGGTTTGGATATAGTTGAACTTCATCGGATCCAGAAGCTTGACAGCCGGTCCTCCAAATTCCGCGAGCGTATTTTAACCGAACGGGAGCTTTCAGAATATGCATTGCTGTCCGAGAAACGGCGAGTGGAATTTCTGGCTGGCCGTTTTGCGGCAAAAGAAGCTTTTTCCAAAGCCAATGGCACTGGCATCGGTGAGTTTTGTTCGTTTGAAGACATTGAAATACGAAAAGATGAAAAAGGCAAGCCGAGCATTTATTTTCGGCAGCAGGAAATTGGACTCGTTTCTATTACACATACAAAAGAATACGCGGCAGCACAAGTTCTTTTGCAATCTTAA